The following is a genomic window from Alkaliphilus sp. B6464.
TACGAGTTTTATACAGTACAATTCTATTTTCTATACTTCTAATTAAAGGTCTTACTGTGCCTATAATCCCAAATGTATTTATAGTGTAACTTGAGATCAACCACATAAATAGAAGTAAAAAAATAAATACCGTTCTAAAATTATATGCTTTATTTTTTCTTTCTAATATCATCATTACCACCCCTTTCTAAAAAAGCATATGTAAAGGGTGTTATTTTCATATTATAGCATATAGCCTAATAAACCACCATCAATGATAGCTTAGGAATATATACCATTAATTCTATGTATTACTTCCTCATCATTTAAATACCTTACTGATTGAATTAATTAATATAGTTATTTCAACTCTTTTTAGCACCTCTTTCATATTTCTGCATAATTTATAAATATAACAGAATAGGAGAAGGGGGATATATTGTGTTCGGATATAGAGGTATTGTAGAAGATTTAGTCGTAGAACGACTGCTAACCGCAAATGAAGAGAGGATTCCAATTATTATTTCTGGAAAAGATTGTAATTGCGATGATCTAGAGAAATTTGTATCCCAGATGGGAGGAAAGATTAAATATAAGTTACCTATCATTAACTCTGTGGCTGCCTATATGCCCTCTATGGGTATTAGAAGCATGGCAATGGAAAGGGTAACTGAAAAAATTTTCTTAGACGATTATGCCTATAAGCTAATGAACATTGCTACAGTTACAGTAGGCTCTGATTTTGCTAACGAGCATGGATTAACTGGAAAAAATATTTCTATTGCTGTTTTAGATACAGGGGTATTCCCCCATGAAGACTTAACCAATCCTAACAATAGGATTGTGGCCTTTAAAGACTTTGTAGGAGAAAAAAGTCAGCCATATGATGATGATGGCCACGGTACCCATGTAGCAGGGATTGTTGCCGGTAATGGTTTTGCTTCTAGAGGAAAATACATGGGCATTGCTCCCGATGCTAATATTGTAGGAGTAAAGGTTTTAGGTAGTGACGGTGGAGGTAGCATTTCAGATGTAATTGCAGGAATTCAGTGGACTATTGATAATAGAAGTAAATATAATATTAAGGTTATGACCTTGTCTCTTGGAACAAAACCTAAGGGCAATTATGCAGATGATCCTCTTTGCCAAGCCGTTGACGCTGCTGTAAATTCTGGTATCACAGTAGTAGCTGCTGCTGGAAATAGTGGCCCTGATTCATCTACTATAACATCTCCTGCTATAAGCCCTAAAGTAATTACAGTTGGTGCTTGTGATGATCGTAAAGCAAAAACATCTAAAGATATTAGTATCGCTGACTTTTCGAGCCGTGGCCCTACACCGAACGGTTTAAAAAAGCCAGATATTTTAGCACCAGGAGTTGGAATTAACTCCTTAGCAAATAAGCCAATGGAATACCGTAGCTTGTCTGGAACCTCCATGGCAACCCCTATTGTAGCAGGCTGCGCAGCTTTGTTATATGAAAGTAACTCTGAAATTACACCTTCTCAGGTAAAAAGTACTATTACATCTAATGCGCATAACCTGGGTCTTAAGCCAGATGAACAAGGAACAGGTTTATTAGATATTCGTGCCATAGTTAATAAAATGGAACCTAATATTAAACCAAAGCAACCTCAAAATAAACCTAATAGTTCTTATAGTGGTAGTATAAGAAGTTCATCTTCATTTAATAATATATTTTTAATAATTTTAATAGTTATTATTTTACTAGTTCTCTAAAAGTCATGTGCTGTTGTAAAGGTTAAAAGTCGTCTGATGCTATAGCATCAGACGACTTTTAATAACTAACAAATCCTTGTGGATTAATAGGAGTACCATTTTTTCTAACTTCAAAATGAAGATGAACCCCTGTGCTTCTTCCTGTATTTCCCATTTCGGCAATCTTCTGCCCTTTATAAACACGATCTCCCTTTTTTACAATAAGCTTATTATTATGTGCATAATAAGTTTGATATCCGTTTTCATGATCAATAATAACTAGATTACCGTAGCTACCATTTTTTCCTGCGAAGGATACTTTTCCTGCATCCGCTGCAGAAACTGTAGTGCCCCTAGAAGATGCTATATCTATTCCTGTATGTCTTCTTCCCCACCTCATACCAAATGGTGAAGTTAAACGTCCCCTTGTTGGATTAGAAAATGCTCCTGTTGCCATTGTAGCTGGTCTTTCCTTAGTCCCTTGAGCTATAACCCTAGTTTTTGGCTCTGAAATGATTTTTTCGTCTACAACTTCCATATTAAC
Proteins encoded in this region:
- a CDS encoding S8 family peptidase → MFGYRGIVEDLVVERLLTANEERIPIIISGKDCNCDDLEKFVSQMGGKIKYKLPIINSVAAYMPSMGIRSMAMERVTEKIFLDDYAYKLMNIATVTVGSDFANEHGLTGKNISIAVLDTGVFPHEDLTNPNNRIVAFKDFVGEKSQPYDDDGHGTHVAGIVAGNGFASRGKYMGIAPDANIVGVKVLGSDGGGSISDVIAGIQWTIDNRSKYNIKVMTLSLGTKPKGNYADDPLCQAVDAAVNSGITVVAAAGNSGPDSSTITSPAISPKVITVGACDDRKAKTSKDISIADFSSRGPTPNGLKKPDILAPGVGINSLANKPMEYRSLSGTSMATPIVAGCAALLYESNSEITPSQVKSTITSNAHNLGLKPDEQGTGLLDIRAIVNKMEPNIKPKQPQNKPNSSYSGSIRSSSSFNNIFLIILIVIILLVL